From the genome of Vicia villosa cultivar HV-30 ecotype Madison, WI linkage group LG2, Vvil1.0, whole genome shotgun sequence, one region includes:
- the LOC131649181 gene encoding dolichyl-diphosphooligosaccharide--protein glycosyltransferase subunit STT3A, with translation MAATDAQSSLRHAFGNVLVFFILILIGVLAFSIRLFSVIKYESVIHEFDPYFNYRVTQFLSKNGIYDFWNWFDDRTWYPLGRVIGGTVYPGLTLTAGTLWWVLNSLNIPLSVETVCVFTAPIFSAFASWATYLLTKEVKGSGAGLTAALFLAMVPSYISRSVAGSYDNEAVAIFALIFTFYLYIKTLNTGSLFYATLNSIAYFYMVCSWGGYTFIINLIPMHALLCIVTGRYSSRLYIAYAPFVILGTLLASLVPVVGFNAVMTSEHFASFLVFILIHVVALVYYIKGILSPKMFKVAVALVVSGGLAVCFAMVAVLIAMVASSPTMGWSGRSLSLLDPTYASKYIPIIASVSEHQPPTWPSYFMDINVLAFLVPAGIIACFSPLSDASSFVILYIVTSVYFSGVMVRLMLVLAPAACILSGIALSQAFDVFTRSIKFQLPSLSVDSHVDAGGASSESVVPDDTVKTDKAEDTPKERTSKKSKRKEKEPVEKPPSKSQIKKRLSVLPLETSIIAIVLLILLGAFYVVHSVWAAAEAYSAPSIVLTSHSHDGLHVFDDFREAYAWLSHNTEVDDKVASWWDYGYQTTAMANRTVIVDNNTWNNTHIATVGTAMSSPEKAAWEIFHSLDVKYVLVVFGGLVGYPSDDINKFLWMVRIGGGVFPHIKEPDYLRDGQYRIDSMATPTMLNSLMYKLSYYRFVETDGKAFDRVRRTEIGKKHFKLTHFEEVFTTHHWMVRLYKLKPPKNRIRGKIKKTKSKSTPKTVSKRKGLKRNPF, from the exons ATGGCGGCCACCGATGCTCAATCCTCGCTCCGCCACGCCTTCGGTAACGTTCTCGTCTTCTTCATCCTGATCCTGATCGGTGTTCTCGCCTTCTCGATCCGTTTATTCTCC GTTATAAAGTACGAGAGCGTTATTCATGAATTTGATCCTTATTTCAACTACAGAGTCACTCAG TTTTTGTCAAAGAATGGGATATATGATTTCTGGAACTGGTTTGATGACCGAACTTG GTATCCCCTTGGCCGTGTCATTGGTGGGACTGTCTATCCTGGTTTGACCTTGACAGCAGGCACTTTGTGGTG GGTATTGAATTCCTTGAACATACCTCTCTCGGTTGAAACTGTTTGTGTATTTACTGCACCTATATTCTCAGCCTTTGCCTCGTGGGCAACTTATCTATTAACAAAG GAGGTTAAGGGTTCCGGAGCTGGCTTGACAGCAGCACTTTTTTTGGCTATG GTCCCATCATATATATCTCGATCTGTGGCAGGAAGCTATGATAATGAAGCTGTTGCTATATTTGCCTTGATCTTCACTTTCTATCTCTATATTAAG ACGCTGAACACAGGGTCACTCTTTTATGCCACTTTGAACTCAATAGCATACTTCTACATG GTTTGCTCATGGGGAGGATACACTTTTATCATTAACCTTATTCCAATGCATGCACTATTGTGCATTGTAACTGGCCGCTATTCTTCTCGACTTTATATTGCATATGCACCTTTT GTTATATTGGGCACACTGTTGGCCTCACTGGTACCTGTTGTGGGATTTAATGCTGTAATGACATCCGAGCACTTTGCATCATTTCTG GTTTTCATTCTCATCCATGTGGTGGCTCTTGTATACTATATCAAAGGaatactgtcaccaaaaatgttcaAAGTAGCCGTGGCATTAGTTGTTTCTGGTGGCCT GGCAGTATGTTTTGCAATGGTAGCAGTACTTATTGCAATGGTAGCTTCAAGCCCAACAATGGGATGGAGTGGAAGAAGTTTAAGTCTATTAGATCC TACTTATGCAAGCAAGTACATACCAATCATTGCTAGTGTTAGTGAGCATCAGCCGCCAACTTGGCCTTCTTACTTTATGGACATCAATGTCTTGGCGTTTCTGGTTCCAGCTGGCATTATC GCTTGCTTTTCGCCTCTATCTGATGCTAGCTCTTTTGTGATACTTTATATTGTTACATCAGTGTATTTTTCTGGTGTCATG GTTCGCCTGATGCTTGTGCTTGCTCCAGCGGCTTGCATCTTGTCTGGGATTGCtctttctcaagcttttgatgtTTTCACTAGATCAATTAAATTTCAGCTACCCAGTCTCTCAGTCGATTCTCATGTTGAT GCTGGAGGTGCCAGTTCTGAAAGTGTTGTGCCGGATGATACTGTGAAGACTGATAAAGCTGAGGACACACCTAAGGAACGGACCTCAAAGAAGAGCAAGAGGAAGGAAAAGGAACCTGTGGAAAAGCCTCCTAGCAAGTCACAAATTAAGAAAAGGCTTTCGGTTTTACCTCTGGAAACATCCATCATTGCTATTGTCTTACTTATATTGCTGGGTGCCTTCTATGTG GTTCACAGTGTATGGGCAGCAGCAGAAGCTTATTCAGCCCCTTCTATCGTCCTAACATCACATTCACACGACGGGCTTcatgtttttgatgattttagagAGGCTTATGCTTGGTTGAGTCATAACACAGAAGTAGATGATAAA GTGGCTTCTTGGTGGGATTACGGATATCAAACAACTGCAATGGCTAACCGAACTGTTATTGTTGACAATAATACCTGGAATAACACGCATATTGCTACTGTTGGTACTGCAATGTCTTCTCCAGAAAAGGCTGCTTGGGAAATTTTCCACTCTTTGGATGTCAAATATGTTCTTGTTGTCTTCGGAG GATTGGTGGGGTATCCCAGTGATGATATTAATAAGTTCCTGTGGATGGTTCGTATTGGAGGGGGTGTATTCCCTCACATAAAGGAACCTGATTACTTG AGGGATGGCCAATATCGAATTGATTCTATGGCCACACCAACAATGCTTAACTCACTCATGTATAAGCTTTCATATTACAG ATTTGTGGAGACAGACGGTAAAGCATTTGACAGAGTGAGGCGGACAGAGATTGGAAAGAAACATTTCAAACTTACACATTTTGAAGAG GTTTTCACAACCCACCATTGGATGGTGCGGTTATACAAGTTGAAACCTCCAAAGAACAGGATTCGGGGaaagattaaaaaaacaaaatct AAATCAACCCCAAAAACTGTCTCAAAAAGGAAAGGACTAAAAAGGAACCCTTTTTAG
- the LOC131649183 gene encoding E3 ubiquitin ligase BIG BROTHER-related-like isoform X3 encodes MENDTATTTATVNGTGNTAKVVSSGGGGGVGVKSNNQIREEEHSNLNGEENIPEKMEEKEEEDEDKEEQQPQQPTGSETAAQQPSRTPFSNLSQVDADLALARTLQEQERAYMMLRMNNDGSDYGSWEGGSYLHDDGDDFDDLHDGTDVDEEDEDDQDDDNEEYEDEDVFDVHAHASAGEHDNATIEFDPEMFSSDEAYARALQEAEEREMAARLLALAGIHDQDAEDMEEHGANSQDAWEDVDPDELSYEELLALGEVVGTESRGLSTDTIAGLPSVNYKTGSDQHGSNDSCVICRVDYEDDESLTLLSCKHLYHPECINNWLKINKVCPVCSTEVSASGSNL; translated from the exons ATGGAGAACGACACCGCCACCACCACCGCCACCGTCAACGGCACCGGAAATACGGCCAAAGTAGTTTCGAGCGGCGGCGGCGGAGGAGTAGGAGTCAAATCCAACAATCAAATCCGTGAAGAAGAACATTCCAATTTGAACGGCGAGGAAAACATACCAGAGAAAatggaagagaaagaagaagaagatgaagacaaagaggaacaacaaccacaacaacctACTGGATCTGAAACCGCCGCTCAACAACCTTCCAGAACCCCTTTCAGTAATCTCAGCCAAGTCGATGCTGACCTCGCCCTCGCCAGAACTCTTCAAGAGCAG GAAAGGGCATACATGATGCTGAGAATGAATAATGATGGAAGTGACTACGGAAGTTGGGAGGGTGGGAGTTATTTGCATGACGATGGAGATGATTTTGATGATCTGCACGATGGAACTGATGTAGacgaggaggatgaggatgaccAGGATGACGATAATgaggaatatgaagatgaagatgtatTTGATGTTCATGCTCATGCTAGTGCTGGAGAGCATGATAATGCCACTATTGAATTTGACCCGGAGATGTTTTCAAGTGATGAAGCCTATGCAAGAGCATTACAGGAGGCTGAAGAGAGGGAGATGGCAGCTAGACTGTTGGCACTCGCTGGGATACATGATC AGGACGCTGAGGACATGGAGGAACATGGTGCTAATTCTCAG GATGCTTGGGAGGATGTCGATCCAGATGAACTCTCATATGAG GAGCTCCTGGCATTAGGTGAGGTAGTAGGAACTGAGAGCAGAGGTCTTTCGACTGATACTATTGCCGGTTTGCCTTCAGTCAACTATAAGACGGGGAGTGATCAACACGGGAGCAATGATTC GTGTGTCATTTGCCGGGTGGACTATGAGGATGATGAGTCCTTGACACTTCTTTCCTGCAAACATCTGTACCATCCTGAGTGCATTAACAATTGGTTGAAAATAAACAAG GTTTGCCCTGTTTGCAGTACAGAGGTATCTGCTTCGGGAAGCAACTTGTAG
- the LOC131649183 gene encoding E3 ubiquitin ligase BIG BROTHER-related-like isoform X1 has translation MENDTATTTATVNGTGNTAKVVSSGGGGGVGVKSNNQIREEEHSNLNGEENIPEKMEEKEEEDEDKEEQQPQQPTGSETAAQQPSRTPFSNLSQVDADLALARTLQEQERAYMMLRMNNDGSDYGSWEGGSYLHDDGDDFDDLHDGTDVDEEDEDDQDDDNEEYEDEDVFDVHAHASAGEHDNATIEFDPEMFSSDEAYARALQEAEEREMAARLLALAGIHDQSLVSFSIAEDAEDMEEHGANSQDAWEDVDPDELSYEELLALGEVVGTESRGLSTDTIAGLPSVNYKTGSDQHGSNDSCVICRVDYEDDESLTLLSCKHLYHPECINNWLKINKVCPVCSTEVSASGSNL, from the exons ATGGAGAACGACACCGCCACCACCACCGCCACCGTCAACGGCACCGGAAATACGGCCAAAGTAGTTTCGAGCGGCGGCGGCGGAGGAGTAGGAGTCAAATCCAACAATCAAATCCGTGAAGAAGAACATTCCAATTTGAACGGCGAGGAAAACATACCAGAGAAAatggaagagaaagaagaagaagatgaagacaaagaggaacaacaaccacaacaacctACTGGATCTGAAACCGCCGCTCAACAACCTTCCAGAACCCCTTTCAGTAATCTCAGCCAAGTCGATGCTGACCTCGCCCTCGCCAGAACTCTTCAAGAGCAG GAAAGGGCATACATGATGCTGAGAATGAATAATGATGGAAGTGACTACGGAAGTTGGGAGGGTGGGAGTTATTTGCATGACGATGGAGATGATTTTGATGATCTGCACGATGGAACTGATGTAGacgaggaggatgaggatgaccAGGATGACGATAATgaggaatatgaagatgaagatgtatTTGATGTTCATGCTCATGCTAGTGCTGGAGAGCATGATAATGCCACTATTGAATTTGACCCGGAGATGTTTTCAAGTGATGAAGCCTATGCAAGAGCATTACAGGAGGCTGAAGAGAGGGAGATGGCAGCTAGACTGTTGGCACTCGCTGGGATACATGATC AATCTCTAGTTTCGTTTTCAATTGCAGAGGACGCTGAGGACATGGAGGAACATGGTGCTAATTCTCAG GATGCTTGGGAGGATGTCGATCCAGATGAACTCTCATATGAG GAGCTCCTGGCATTAGGTGAGGTAGTAGGAACTGAGAGCAGAGGTCTTTCGACTGATACTATTGCCGGTTTGCCTTCAGTCAACTATAAGACGGGGAGTGATCAACACGGGAGCAATGATTC GTGTGTCATTTGCCGGGTGGACTATGAGGATGATGAGTCCTTGACACTTCTTTCCTGCAAACATCTGTACCATCCTGAGTGCATTAACAATTGGTTGAAAATAAACAAG GTTTGCCCTGTTTGCAGTACAGAGGTATCTGCTTCGGGAAGCAACTTGTAG
- the LOC131649183 gene encoding E3 ubiquitin ligase BIG BROTHER-related-like isoform X2 produces the protein MENDTATTTATVNGTGNTAKVVSSGGGGGVGVKSNNQIREEEHSNLNGEENIPEKMEEKEEEDEDKEEQQPQQPTGSETAAQQPSRTPFSNLSQVDADLALARTLQEQERAYMMLRMNNDGSDYGSWEGGSYLHDDGDDFDDLHDGTDVDEEDEDDQDDDNEEYEDEDVFDVHAHASAGEHDNATIEFDPEMFSSDEAYARALQEAEEREMAARLLALAGIHDLSFSIAEDAEDMEEHGANSQDAWEDVDPDELSYEELLALGEVVGTESRGLSTDTIAGLPSVNYKTGSDQHGSNDSCVICRVDYEDDESLTLLSCKHLYHPECINNWLKINKVCPVCSTEVSASGSNL, from the exons ATGGAGAACGACACCGCCACCACCACCGCCACCGTCAACGGCACCGGAAATACGGCCAAAGTAGTTTCGAGCGGCGGCGGCGGAGGAGTAGGAGTCAAATCCAACAATCAAATCCGTGAAGAAGAACATTCCAATTTGAACGGCGAGGAAAACATACCAGAGAAAatggaagagaaagaagaagaagatgaagacaaagaggaacaacaaccacaacaacctACTGGATCTGAAACCGCCGCTCAACAACCTTCCAGAACCCCTTTCAGTAATCTCAGCCAAGTCGATGCTGACCTCGCCCTCGCCAGAACTCTTCAAGAGCAG GAAAGGGCATACATGATGCTGAGAATGAATAATGATGGAAGTGACTACGGAAGTTGGGAGGGTGGGAGTTATTTGCATGACGATGGAGATGATTTTGATGATCTGCACGATGGAACTGATGTAGacgaggaggatgaggatgaccAGGATGACGATAATgaggaatatgaagatgaagatgtatTTGATGTTCATGCTCATGCTAGTGCTGGAGAGCATGATAATGCCACTATTGAATTTGACCCGGAGATGTTTTCAAGTGATGAAGCCTATGCAAGAGCATTACAGGAGGCTGAAGAGAGGGAGATGGCAGCTAGACTGTTGGCACTCGCTGGGATACATGATC TTTCGTTTTCAATTGCAGAGGACGCTGAGGACATGGAGGAACATGGTGCTAATTCTCAG GATGCTTGGGAGGATGTCGATCCAGATGAACTCTCATATGAG GAGCTCCTGGCATTAGGTGAGGTAGTAGGAACTGAGAGCAGAGGTCTTTCGACTGATACTATTGCCGGTTTGCCTTCAGTCAACTATAAGACGGGGAGTGATCAACACGGGAGCAATGATTC GTGTGTCATTTGCCGGGTGGACTATGAGGATGATGAGTCCTTGACACTTCTTTCCTGCAAACATCTGTACCATCCTGAGTGCATTAACAATTGGTTGAAAATAAACAAG GTTTGCCCTGTTTGCAGTACAGAGGTATCTGCTTCGGGAAGCAACTTGTAG
- the LOC131649184 gene encoding pentatricopeptide repeat-containing protein At5g08305-like isoform X1 → MLGGSLSCKTADINGTLLNLLGNCKSMLELKKLHAIGISFGLSHEDSFMYKILSFSALSNSGDIDYSYRVFSQLSSPTIFSWNTIIRGYSNSKNPIHSLFIYLKMLRHGVAPDYLTYPFLVKASARLSKQESGVSVHAQIIKTGHESDRFIQNSLIHMYASCGNIMWAHKVFDSMQGKNLVSWNSMLDGYAKCGEMASAQKVFESMQERDVRSWSSLVDGYVKAGEYREAMAIFEKMRAVGPKANEVTMVSVLSACAHLGALEKGRMMHKYIVDNCLPMTMVLQTSLVDMYAKCGAIEEALFVFRGVSKSQTDVFIWNAMIGGLATHGLVEESLKLFKEMQMFGIRSDEITYLCLLAACAHGGQVKEAWYFFESLVKCGMTPTSEHYACMVDVLARAGQLTTAYQFICQMPIEPSASMLGALFSGCINHRNLDLAETVGRKLIDLDPNNDGRYIGLSNVYAVVKRWDDAKSMREAMERRGVKKSPGFSFVEISGILHRFIAHDKTHPDSDETYSMLHFVVCQMKHGCRQHNQEENLLNDTSIEDDLILF, encoded by the coding sequence ATGCTTGGTGGATCACTGTCTTGTAAAACTGCAGATATAAATGGAACTCTGCTCAACCTTCTTGGTAATTGCAAATCAATGCTTGAGCTGAAGAAGCTTCATGCTATTGGGATCTCTTTTGGTTTATCTCATGAAGACTCGTTTATGTACAAAATCCTTTCATTTTCTGCTCTGTCCAATTCAGGCGACATTGATTATTCCTACAGGGTTTTCTCCCAGCTTTCCAGTCCAACAATTTTTAGCTGGAATACAATCATAAGAGGCTATTCAAATAGCAAAAATCCAATTCATTCCCTATTTATTTATCTAAAGATGCTGCGACATGGGGTTGCACCAGACTACTTAACATACCCATTTCTCGTGAAGGCCTCAGCACGCCTTTCAAAACAGGAAAGTGGTGTATCTGTGCATGCCCAAATTATAAAAACTGGGCACGAGTCTGATAGATTTATCCAAAATTCTTTGATTCACATGTATGCTTCTTGCGGGAATATTATGTGGGCTCATAAAGTATTTGATAGTATGCAAGGAAAAAATTTGGTTTCATGGAATTCCATGTTAGATGGTTATGCCAAGTGTGGAGAAATGGCTTCGGCTCAGAAAGTTTTTGAGTCAATGCAGGAGAGGGATGTTCGGTCATGGAGCTCTTTGGTTGATGGTTATGTGAAGGCTGGAGAGTACAGGGAAGCTATGGCCATCTTTGAAAAGATGCGGGCTGTTGGTCCCAAAGCCAATGAAGTGACTATGGTGAGTGTCTTGTCTGCTTGTGCACATCTTGGCGCTCTAGAAAAAGGGCGAATGATGCACAAGTATATTGTTGACAATTGTTTACCAATGACAATGGTCTTGCAAACTTCTCTTGTGGACATGTATGCTAAATGTGGGGCAATAGAGGAGGCTTTGTTTGTATTTCGGGGCGTCTCAAAGAGTCAAACTGACGTGTTCATTTGGAATGCAATGATTGGAGGTCTTGCCACACATGGGTTAGTGGAAGAATCTCTTAAATTGTTTAAGGAAATGCAAATGTTCGGCATCCGATCCGATGAGATCACATACCTCTGCTTGTTGGCTGCCTGTGCCCATGGAGGACAAGTTAAAGAAGCATGGTACTTCTTTGAGAGCCTTGTTAAATGTGGCATGACACCTACAAGTGAGCACTATGCTTGCATGGTAGACGTGCTGGCGCGTGCAGGTCAATTAACCACTGCATACCAATTTATTTGTCAAATGCCCATAGAACCATCAGCTTCCATGTTAGGTGCTCTTTTTAGTGGGTGTATTAACCATAGAAATTTAGATCTTGCAGAAACAGTTGGCAGGAAGCTTATTGATCTAGATCCAAACAATGATGGAAGATATATTGGCTTGTCAAATGTATATGCAGTTGTCAAACGTTGGGATGATGCAAAGAGCATGAGAGAAGCCATGGAAAGAAGAGGAGTGAAAAAATCACCTGGGTTTAGTTTTGTTGAAATATCTGGGATCCTTCATAGATTTATTGCCCACGATAAAACACACCCTGATTCAGATGAAACTTATTCTATGCTACATTTTGTTGTCTGTCAAATGAAACATGGTTGCCGCCAGCACAATCAGGAGGAGAATTTGTTGAATGATACATCAATAGAAGATGATTTGATTCTCTTTTGA
- the LOC131649184 gene encoding pentatricopeptide repeat-containing protein At5g08305-like isoform X2: MLGGSLSCKTADINGTLLNLLGNCKSMLELKKLHAIGISFGLSHEDSFMYKILSFSALSNSGDIDYSYRVFSQLSSPTIFSWNTIIRGYSNSKNPIHSLFIYLKMLRHGVAPDYLTYPFLVKASARLSKQESGVSVHAQIIKTGHESDRFIQNSLIHMYASCGNIMWAHKVFDSMQGKNLVSWNSMLDGYAKCGEMASAQKVFESMQERDVRSWSSLVDGYVKAGEYREAMAIFEKMRAVGPKANEVTMVSVLSACAHLGALEKGRMMHKYIVDNCLPMTMVLQTSLVDMYAKCGAIEEALFVFRGVSKSQTDVFIWNAMIGGLATHGLVEESLKLFKEMQMFGIRSDEITYLCLLAACAHGGQVKEAWYFFESLVKCGMTPTSEHYACMVDVLARAETVGRKLIDLDPNNDGRYIGLSNVYAVVKRWDDAKSMREAMERRGVKKSPGFSFVEISGILHRFIAHDKTHPDSDETYSMLHFVVCQMKHGCRQHNQEENLLNDTSIEDDLILF; the protein is encoded by the exons ATGCTTGGTGGATCACTGTCTTGTAAAACTGCAGATATAAATGGAACTCTGCTCAACCTTCTTGGTAATTGCAAATCAATGCTTGAGCTGAAGAAGCTTCATGCTATTGGGATCTCTTTTGGTTTATCTCATGAAGACTCGTTTATGTACAAAATCCTTTCATTTTCTGCTCTGTCCAATTCAGGCGACATTGATTATTCCTACAGGGTTTTCTCCCAGCTTTCCAGTCCAACAATTTTTAGCTGGAATACAATCATAAGAGGCTATTCAAATAGCAAAAATCCAATTCATTCCCTATTTATTTATCTAAAGATGCTGCGACATGGGGTTGCACCAGACTACTTAACATACCCATTTCTCGTGAAGGCCTCAGCACGCCTTTCAAAACAGGAAAGTGGTGTATCTGTGCATGCCCAAATTATAAAAACTGGGCACGAGTCTGATAGATTTATCCAAAATTCTTTGATTCACATGTATGCTTCTTGCGGGAATATTATGTGGGCTCATAAAGTATTTGATAGTATGCAAGGAAAAAATTTGGTTTCATGGAATTCCATGTTAGATGGTTATGCCAAGTGTGGAGAAATGGCTTCGGCTCAGAAAGTTTTTGAGTCAATGCAGGAGAGGGATGTTCGGTCATGGAGCTCTTTGGTTGATGGTTATGTGAAGGCTGGAGAGTACAGGGAAGCTATGGCCATCTTTGAAAAGATGCGGGCTGTTGGTCCCAAAGCCAATGAAGTGACTATGGTGAGTGTCTTGTCTGCTTGTGCACATCTTGGCGCTCTAGAAAAAGGGCGAATGATGCACAAGTATATTGTTGACAATTGTTTACCAATGACAATGGTCTTGCAAACTTCTCTTGTGGACATGTATGCTAAATGTGGGGCAATAGAGGAGGCTTTGTTTGTATTTCGGGGCGTCTCAAAGAGTCAAACTGACGTGTTCATTTGGAATGCAATGATTGGAGGTCTTGCCACACATGGGTTAGTGGAAGAATCTCTTAAATTGTTTAAGGAAATGCAAATGTTCGGCATCCGATCCGATGAGATCACATACCTCTGCTTGTTGGCTGCCTGTGCCCATGGAGGACAAGTTAAAGAAGCATGGTACTTCTTTGAGAGCCTTGTTAAATGTGGCATGACACCTACAAGTGAGCACTATGCTTGCATGGTAGACGTGCTGGCGCGTGCAG AAACAGTTGGCAGGAAGCTTATTGATCTAGATCCAAACAATGATGGAAGATATATTGGCTTGTCAAATGTATATGCAGTTGTCAAACGTTGGGATGATGCAAAGAGCATGAGAGAAGCCATGGAAAGAAGAGGAGTGAAAAAATCACCTGGGTTTAGTTTTGTTGAAATATCTGGGATCCTTCATAGATTTATTGCCCACGATAAAACACACCCTGATTCAGATGAAACTTATTCTATGCTACATTTTGTTGTCTGTCAAATGAAACATGGTTGCCGCCAGCACAATCAGGAGGAGAATTTGTTGAATGATACATCAATAGAAGATGATTTGATTCTCTTTTGA